A genome region from Triticum aestivum cultivar Chinese Spring chromosome 2B, IWGSC CS RefSeq v2.1, whole genome shotgun sequence includes the following:
- the LOC123046418 gene encoding oleosin 16 kDa — MADHHRDRGVLGGGGAFGDRSGHGGYGGDHHEQHQQKQPALMCALKAATAATAAGSMLLLSGLILAGTVIALTVATPVLVIFSPVLVPAAIALALMSAGFVTSGGLGVAALSVFSWMYKYLTGKHPPGADQLDHAKARLASKARDIKDAAQTRIDQAQGA; from the coding sequence ATGGCTGACCACCACAGAGACAGGGGTGTcctaggcggcggcggcgccttcGGCGACCGCAGTGGCCATGGAGGCTACGGCGGCGACCACCACGAGCAGCACCAGCAGAAGCAGCCCGCGCTGATGTGCGCCCTCAAGGCCGCGACGGCGGCCACGGCCGCCGGGTCGATGCTGCTGCTATCCGGGCTGATCCTGGCAGGCACCGTCATCGCGCTCACCGTGGCCACTCCCGTGCTGGTCATCTTCAGCCCGGTGCTGGTGCCGGCGGCCATCGCGCTGGCGCTCATGTCCGCCGGCTTCGTGACGTCCGGCGGGCTGGGCGTGGCGGCGCTCTCCGTGTTCTCGTGGATGTACAAGTACCTCACCGGCAAGCACCCGCCGGGCGCCGACCAGCTGGACCACGCCAAGGCGCGGCTCGCGTCCAAGGCCCGCGACATCAAGGACGCCGCGCAGACCCGCATCGACCAGGCGCAGGGGGCTTGA